In Bombus fervidus isolate BK054 chromosome 11, iyBomFerv1, whole genome shotgun sequence, a single genomic region encodes these proteins:
- the Atl gene encoding atlastin GTPase, translated as MSDKRKIPSSWKRQEEQSNRPKDPVRPPRTRTQQARHNAAIDRHDNRVKKVSMTTLDENVNRVPRVYTNEREEEDRSGWQERIERLSMDSQDKKTSDVGQPVQIVLAHPDHSFELNEEALSKILLDDDIKNRSVVVVSVAGAFRKGKSFLLDFFLRYMNSQYNNNNQTDSWLGKDDEPLSGFSWKGGSERDTTGILMWSKVFCGTLPDGEKVAVILMDTQGAFDSQSTVKDCATVFALSTMLSSVQIYNLSQNIQEDDLQHLQLFTEYGRLALQKSGVTPFQKLQFLVRDWSYPYEAPYGSEGGKEILNRRLEISDKQHPELQNLRMHIKSCFSEISCFLMPHPGLNIATNPRFDGRLSEIQPEFKEQLKVLIPVLLAPENLVPKKIDGQLVKARDLLEYFKSYMKIYKGNELPEPKSMLVATAEANNLAAVTEAREFYIRLMEDVCGSRKPYLTTARLETEHTRCMDKAMCIFQNKRKMGGDAFSQTYMKKLCEDMDKAFVHFKAQNESKNVFKSTRTAGVYGAIVAIMYFLSSVFGFTGLYLLANICNFIMCICILTLMLLAYIRYSGNYDTLGVVIDEVANTLWNNLIKPVYQQFVEKSVSVAVAQAAEMATNTTMNATATANGKPKLS; from the exons ATGAGCGACAAGAGGAAGATACCGTCCAGCTGGAAAAGGCAAGAAGAACAGAGCAACAGGCCCAAGGACCCGGTCAGGCCACCGAGGACAAGGACGCAACAGGCTCGTCACAATGCAGCTATCGATCGACACGACAATCGCG TCAAGAAAGTCTCGATGACGACCCTCGATGAAAACGTAAACCGTGTTCCACGGGTGTACACAAACGAACGAGAGGAAGAAG ATCGATCTGGTTGGCAAGAAAGAATAGAACGTCTTTCAATGGATAGTCAGGATAAAAAGACATCGGATGTAGGACAACCTGTACAGATCGTACTTGCTCATCCAGACCATAGTTTCGAATTAAACGAAGAAGCCTTGTCAAAAATTCTCCTCGACGATGATATTAAGAATAGGAGTGTGGTTGTTGTGTCAGTAGCAGGTGCTTTCAGGAAAGGCAAAAGCTTTCTACTTGATTTTTTCTTGCGATACATGAACAGCCAG tataataataataatcaaacgGATTCTTGGTTGGGCAAAGATGATGAGCCACTGAGTGGATTTTCATGGAAAGGAGGCTCTGAAAGAGACACAACAGGGATATTAATGTGGTCGAAAGTTTTCTGCGGTACTTTACCGGACGGTGAAAAAGTTGCTGTGATTTTAATGGATACACAAGGTGCTTTCGATAGCCAGTCCACAGTGAAGGACTGTGCGACTGTGTTTGCTCTAAGTACAATGTTGTCATCCgtacaaatttataatctATCACAAAACATCCAAGAGGATGATCTTCAGCACTTGCAACTTTTTACGGAATATGGTAGGCTGGCGTTACAAAAGTCTGGAGTCACACCGTTCCAGAAGTTGCAATTCTTAGTGAGAGATTGGAGTTACCCGTACGAAGCACCCTATGGTTCGGAAGGTGGAAAAGAGATACTGAACAGAAGATTAGAAATCTCCGACAAACAACATCCAGAATTGCAAAATCTGAGAATGCATATTAAGTCTTGCTTCTCGGAAATATCTTGTTTTTTAATGCCACATCCAGGCCTGAATATTGCCACTAATCCTCGTTTCGATGGTAGATTATCGGAAATTCAACCAGAATTTAAGGAACAGCTCAAAGTGCTGATACCGGTGTTGTTAGCTCCAGAGAATTTAGTTCCAAAGAAAATCGATGGTCAGCTTGTGAAAGCAAGGGATTTGTTGGAATATTTCAAAAGCTACATGAAAATTTACAAAGGAAACGAACTTCCAGAACCAAAAAGTATGTTAGTG GCAACAGCAGAGGCAAATAATTTGGCTGCGGTAACGGAAGCGCGAGAATTTTATATACGATTAATGGAAGATGTCTGTGGATCGAGAAAACCATATTTAACAACAGCACGTTTAGAAACCGAGCATACACGTTGTATGGATAAAGCTATGtgcatatttcaaaataaaaggaaaatggGAGGAGATGCATTTAGTCAAACCTACATGAAAAAATTATGCGAG GATATGGATAAAGCGTTTGTTCACTTTAAAGCacaaaatgaaagtaaaaatgttttcaaatcAACACGAACCGCAGGAGTATATGGTGCAATTGTTGCCATCATGTACTTTTTGTCCTCAGTATTTGGTTTTACTGGCTTATATTTGCTAGCAAATATTTGTAACTTCATCATGTGCATCTGTATATTAACCCTCATGTTGTTGGCATATATTAG GTACAGTGGTAATTACGACACACTTGGGGTAGTAATAGACGAAGTGGCAAACACTTTATGGAATAAT TTAATTAAACCAGTCTATCAACAATTTGTGGAGAAGTCAGTGTCTGTAGCAGTGGCTCAAGCTGCTGAAATGGCTACAAATACAACAATGAATGCCACTGCCACTGCCAATGGCAAGCCTAAACTATCATGA